The nucleotide sequence CCAGCACTTCGACATGCCCGCCAGCTGTATCCCAGTGCGCGGAAGCGAGGCTGCGGTTCAGCGGCAGGGCGCTGCGCAGCACCTGCCGCACCTTGTCGTGCATCGCGTGACTGTTCGTGTGCACGGTCAGCGGCAGCACGCTATTGGCCAGGAACAGGTCGAGTTGGCGGGCATCGCTCTGATAGCGCGCGTTGGCCAGCGCGCTTTCCGTACCGAGCAGGGCGTGATAGCGGACAGCGCAAACGGCGAGTATCAGGAAGAAAATAGGAATGAATAGGCGGGAATAAATGCCCATCCGCATCCATGAAGATATTATTTTCCCAAAGACTGGCATCGTTTTTTGATCGATATCTGCGAATAATTATGTCAACATTATCACCGAAATTTGCTATTGGAAACACAATATTGATATCAAGCATGAAATAAATGCAGATTGATTGATTTCAGCATTTATTGTTATAAATTAAAGGCATCGCATTGCTATTCCTGTAGCAATTGCCGAATATCGTCCGCCAGGCCGGCCGGTTTGCTGGCCGTCGCGTAGCGGCGAAATACGCTGCCATCCTTGCGCACCAAAAACTTGGTGAAGTTCCATTTGATCGATTGCGTGCCCAGTATGCCGGGCGCCGCCTGTTTCAATTGCGCAAACAGGGGATGGGCATGCGGGCCATTCACATCAACCTTGGCAAACAGGGGAAAGGTGACGCCGAAATTTTTTTCGCAAAAGGCTTTGATATCTTCGCGCGAACCCGGTTCCTGCTGGCGGAATTGATTGCAGGGAAAGCCCAGCACGACCAGGCCCTGCTCATGGAATTCGCGGTACAGCGCTTCCAGGCCCTGGTATTGGGGCGTGAAACCGCAGGCGCTGGCCGTGTTGACGATCAGCAGCACCTTGCCTCGGTATTGCGCCAGATCGACGGGCGTGCCGTCCAGCGCCTCGGCCTGGAAATCGTGGATGCTGCTCATGTCAGATGAGTCCCAGTGTGGTGGCGTTCGCCGACGGCGCCGCTGCCGGTGCCATTGTGCCCTTCAGTTTGATCGCCAGGCGCAGGTCGTTGACGGAGTCCGCATTGCGCAGCGCATCTTCATGGCTGATGGCGCCCGCTTCGTGCAGGTCGAACAGGGCCTGGTCAAAGGTCTGCATGCCATGCTCGCGCGATTTTTTCATCAATTCCTTGATCTCGTGCACCTGGCCCTTGAAGATCAGCTCGCTCATCAGCGGCGAATTGAGCAGGATTTCCAGCGCCGCCTTGCGCCCGCCGCCTTCCTTGTTGGGGATCAATCGCTGCGAAATCATGCCCTTCAAATTAAGCGACAAGTCCATCAACAGCTGCTGGCGCCGCTCTTCGGGGAAGAAATTGATGATGCGGTCTAGTGCCTGGTTGGCGTTGTTCGCGTGCAAGGTCGCCAGGCACAGATGGCCCGTCTCGGCAAACGCGATGGCGTGGTCCATGGTGTCGCGGTCGCGGATTTCCCCGATCTGTATCACGTCGGGCGCCTGGCGCAGGGTGTTTTTCAGGGCCGTGGCCCAGTCGTCCGTATCGACGCCCACTTCGCGCTGGGTGACGATGCAGTTGCCGTGCGGATGGATGAATTCCACGGGATCTTCGATGGTGATAATGTGGCCGTGGCTGTGGGCGTTGCGGTGGCCCACCATCGCCGCCAGGGTGGTCGACTTGCCGCAGCCCGTGGCGCCCACCATGATGACGAGGCCCCGCTTGCTCATCACGATGTCTTGCAGGATGGCGGGCAAGCCCAGCGCGTCCAGGGAGGGGATGGCGGTA is from Janthinobacterium sp. 61 and encodes:
- a CDS encoding PilT/PilU family type 4a pilus ATPase; amino-acid sequence: MQTTHEHYEAMHALLAQMRARGGSDLFITAGFPAAIKLDGKLTPLAGGALAAQQAAGYVRAVMNARQAAEFESSREANFAISPEGLGRFRVSAFVQMGQAGMVLRLINTAIPSLDALGLPAILQDIVMSKRGLVIMVGATGCGKSTTLAAMVGHRNAHSHGHIITIEDPVEFIHPHGNCIVTQREVGVDTDDWATALKNTLRQAPDVIQIGEIRDRDTMDHAIAFAETGHLCLATLHANNANQALDRIINFFPEERRQQLLMDLSLNLKGMISQRLIPNKEGGGRKAALEILLNSPLMSELIFKGQVHEIKELMKKSREHGMQTFDQALFDLHEAGAISHEDALRNADSVNDLRLAIKLKGTMAPAAAPSANATTLGLI
- a CDS encoding glutathione peroxidase; the protein is MSSIHDFQAEALDGTPVDLAQYRGKVLLIVNTASACGFTPQYQGLEALYREFHEQGLVVLGFPCNQFRQQEPGSREDIKAFCEKNFGVTFPLFAKVDVNGPHAHPLFAQLKQAAPGILGTQSIKWNFTKFLVRKDGSVFRRYATASKPAGLADDIRQLLQE